One part of the Rothia sp. ZJ932 genome encodes these proteins:
- a CDS encoding tetratricopeptide repeat protein has product MTQPTQPLPQQPQTPIPASVRGAYDLSQAQAAAPSPEPAAEPSWRFDVETPEDFQKYVQLSQQGAVIFALWAEHSPASKETLEILERTINTAGGNLLLAAVDIVKLPEIGQAFQIQGVPAAIAVIAGQPAPMFNSQVGEEQILQLLQQVLQLSAQHQLPGGFEPHGGEAEKPLPPLHQKAVDAIDAGDFAGARDAYTQALNENPGDRDAKIGLAQVGLLERVGDLSLADARAAAAANPTDVQAAFNVADLDVTGGHVEDAFNRLITLFKAVDAEQKNTVRERLLELFDVVGSDDPRVKKARADLMMAIF; this is encoded by the coding sequence ATGACTCAGCCGACCCAACCTTTACCCCAACAGCCGCAGACACCGATTCCCGCTTCTGTACGCGGTGCCTACGACCTCTCCCAAGCACAAGCTGCTGCGCCTTCGCCTGAACCTGCGGCAGAACCCAGCTGGCGTTTTGATGTTGAAACCCCAGAGGATTTCCAAAAGTACGTTCAGCTCTCTCAGCAGGGCGCGGTAATTTTTGCCCTGTGGGCTGAACACTCACCGGCGTCCAAAGAAACTCTTGAGATTCTTGAACGCACTATTAATACTGCCGGGGGCAATCTTCTACTGGCAGCTGTGGATATTGTTAAGTTGCCCGAAATCGGTCAGGCATTTCAAATCCAGGGCGTGCCGGCAGCTATTGCTGTGATTGCTGGTCAGCCCGCGCCCATGTTTAACTCTCAAGTAGGTGAAGAGCAGATTCTTCAACTGCTGCAGCAGGTTTTGCAGCTCTCCGCCCAGCACCAGCTCCCCGGTGGTTTTGAACCTCACGGTGGGGAAGCAGAGAAGCCTCTGCCGCCGCTGCATCAAAAAGCTGTAGATGCTATTGACGCTGGGGACTTTGCTGGTGCCCGTGATGCCTATACTCAGGCTCTCAACGAGAACCCCGGTGACCGCGATGCCAAGATTGGGCTGGCACAGGTTGGTTTGCTGGAGCGCGTGGGAGATTTGTCGTTGGCGGACGCGCGTGCTGCCGCGGCTGCCAATCCCACTGATGTTCAAGCAGCCTTTAACGTGGCTGATCTTGACGTCACCGGCGGTCATGTTGAGGACGCTTTCAACCGGTTGATTACGCTGTTCAAAGCAGTAGATGCAGAGCAGAAGAATACTGTGCGTGAGCGTTTGCTAGAACTATTTGACGTGGTGGGGTCTGACGATCCCCGAGTGAAGAAAGCCCGCGCTGATTTGATGATGGCTATCTTCTAG
- a CDS encoding ABC transporter ATP-binding protein, producing MSDIIPEPLSNDQNKADYNRYETEQVAPDSNLSVGAAPARPPVTETPVTPETTEPSSPAVSISGLVKVFGDKVAVDGINLVVPRGSFYGLVGRNGAGKTTTLSMATGMLRPTQGQVHIGGIDVWQQPLDAKRRVGVLPDGVYLFDRLTGEQLITYAGRLHGLDAQTVTERTADLLRAMDLEEAAGRVVADYSAGMTKKVALAAAMIHAPSVLVLDEPFEAVDPVSASNIQDILKAFVVHGGTVILSSHVMDLVQRLCDHVAIMNDGRILAAGTTEEVSQGLSLEERFISLVGGRHEAGEGISWLRS from the coding sequence ATGAGTGATATAATCCCGGAACCTTTAAGCAATGACCAGAATAAAGCTGACTACAACCGCTACGAGACCGAACAGGTAGCCCCCGACTCAAACCTCTCGGTAGGTGCAGCGCCCGCGCGTCCGCCCGTGACGGAAACCCCTGTGACGCCTGAAACAACAGAACCCAGCTCACCTGCAGTCTCAATCTCGGGATTGGTCAAAGTATTCGGTGATAAGGTCGCTGTCGATGGCATCAACTTGGTCGTACCCCGAGGCTCTTTTTACGGACTGGTGGGGCGCAACGGTGCGGGTAAAACCACCACCCTCTCTATGGCTACCGGTATGCTGCGTCCGACCCAGGGCCAGGTACACATCGGTGGAATTGATGTGTGGCAGCAACCACTGGATGCTAAAAGGCGCGTGGGCGTTCTTCCTGACGGGGTGTATCTCTTTGACCGCCTCACCGGTGAACAGCTCATTACCTACGCGGGGCGTCTGCACGGTTTGGACGCGCAGACCGTCACCGAACGAACCGCTGACCTTCTGCGGGCTATGGATCTAGAAGAAGCAGCTGGACGCGTCGTTGCCGACTACTCTGCGGGCATGACCAAGAAAGTTGCGCTCGCTGCGGCTATGATTCATGCGCCCTCGGTACTGGTACTCGATGAGCCCTTTGAGGCGGTTGATCCGGTTTCTGCCTCGAATATTCAAGATATTCTCAAAGCCTTTGTGGTACACGGAGGCACCGTTATTCTTTCCTCGCACGTCATGGATCTGGTGCAGCGCCTGTGCGATCACGTTGCCATTATGAACGACGGACGTATTCTGGCAGCAGGTACCACCGAAGAGGTGAGCCAGGGTCTCAGCCTGGAGGAGCGCTTTATTTCGCTGGTGGGTGGACGCCACGAGGCGGGGGAGGGTATCTCATGGTTAAGATCCTAA